One genomic segment of Methylocystis bryophila includes these proteins:
- a CDS encoding TonB-dependent siderophore receptor — translation MQTNKLRCGASATAVAISLWSTDLLAQTSLPSIDIGRPKPVTHAAAKPKPSPHTGVSHVAQGGRGNGRPVPGQGTGGGAASGGTGAGQGGGGDGGSGGGGAGTGAGGYGGAGPAQDPYNKSYVLEKASTGTKTNTPVMETPLNVQSVSQQVLRDQQVVTLPQALQNFAGVSVPGPASGLAGTPSSGLFIRGFQTNTYYRNGFRIDGTLNFGDYISTQQFANVASVEVLKGPGAILYGLSDPGGVINIVTKEPLDAPYYAAQQQVGSLALYRTTVDATGPLNTDKSLLYRMNMSYENNGAPFGYFVDLTNSENLFLAPVVKWNVDSATWVKLEAEYNQHRGDIYFPFDPLFNGAFVNIPRSANYGESSPYLTTQLLAALTWSHQFDKDWSIKQQIVYNNIGFHDNITYGYGVLAGPPALVPQQSAQTVSGQTTYATNVDITGHLNTFGAEHTVLLGGDVYHTTGQASSMSYNFSSVIGLFDPIHLGIPNPQCPCSFFPADYTQDTAGLYLQDQIKLPYNFFLLTGARYQYIRQTILAGEAQYALQPAPPLNGQALTPRFGLLWRPQEWLSLYGNYTEGFGPNAGIYVYPGNLAPPTRAQSWEAGAKLELFGGKLRATADYFELVKTNVPFPDVNPAHICPGGGGGLGSCSLLAGAARSTGPEVEIQGEILPGWSVIAAYTNDDVRVTKAQPGANPGVGQRFSDVPRNQASLWTTYELQNDSALKGWKFGAGYHYFGSRPVIDTTNPPWAWPLVPAYGTVDLMAAYSFSYAGSKMTAQLNVTNLFNRAYSTDEYNTGTLGPGPGFSTASFRSYGAPFAVMGSLRAELDKGATPAPWLLPAPTASPSLPSFTWTGFYTGGQVGYGLGLNDGWESWSTAQGQSGQSNLGSGATGVIGGAHVGYNQQFDQWVLGLEGSVDGATLTKNAEVLAPSIVGQALNGSCVLFQCFGSTGGTVTSIVHSGVQGSVRARAGYAFGRLLPYATGGVAFGTFKSDAQLFGTDLDGLTNFAASGAASTTRVGWTAGAGVEYAVNNHWSLRAEYRYSDFGHLGISTDPSAVGAVFALDRHLDQQQVQVGFSYKLFAGPELEAPPLITKGPALAGNDLPKLGGVAPSIAPFAMNWSGFYVGAQIGYGWGLNDGSLTYATPGGLAGQSNLSSGAIVIGGSNNQNADAIGVIGGAHLGYNQQYGKWVVGVEGSVDPTLMGRSPLINVPNLALVDPITLANDVGATASGAIWSRIQGSLRARAGYALGRMLFYGTGGLAIGEFSSNFQLYGLDTTGAPFYAADRRSATRLGWTLGAGVEYAINPHWSVRGEYRYTDFGHMGDSPAPTSMGGFYTADRHLDQQQVQVGVSYRFNDGVLAPVETNAIVADLPSIKGPAILEPPPPASWTGVYAGANLGGGWSVNNNNSTNFLPFTDPSFPLGASALPGGGSFSNLVYLPGGNDNTAKTAGVVGGGQLGYNFQIDRAIIGAEADIQGATIASGHNGAYLSVLASPFIGGSVLAPLAGGAPVGNVGVPWFGTLRGRAGWLLNPTLALYGTGGFAYSGLQVAGYSTTASGWTVGTGGEWMFAPNWSAKLEYLYINATSSSNGGLGAFSGVGSSRLSPAINVVRTGLNYHFNWAAPEAVLAKY, via the coding sequence ATGCAAACGAACAAACTGCGTTGCGGCGCGTCCGCGACGGCTGTCGCGATTTCCCTCTGGTCGACAGACCTGCTCGCGCAAACCAGCCTTCCCTCGATCGACATTGGCAGGCCGAAGCCGGTCACGCATGCGGCCGCGAAGCCCAAACCTAGCCCCCATACGGGCGTAAGCCACGTTGCGCAGGGCGGCCGCGGCAACGGCAGGCCGGTTCCGGGACAAGGGACAGGAGGTGGCGCGGCGAGCGGCGGAACCGGCGCCGGTCAAGGCGGCGGAGGAGACGGCGGCAGTGGAGGCGGCGGAGCGGGAACGGGCGCGGGCGGCTATGGCGGCGCCGGCCCGGCGCAGGACCCCTACAACAAGAGCTATGTGCTCGAGAAGGCCTCGACCGGCACCAAGACCAACACGCCGGTCATGGAGACGCCGCTGAACGTCCAATCGGTCAGCCAGCAAGTGCTGCGGGACCAGCAGGTCGTCACCCTCCCCCAGGCGCTGCAGAATTTCGCCGGAGTTTCGGTTCCGGGCCCTGCTTCCGGGTTGGCCGGCACGCCGAGCAGCGGGCTATTTATACGCGGGTTCCAGACAAACACTTACTACCGCAACGGGTTTCGCATCGATGGCACTTTGAATTTTGGTGATTACATCTCCACGCAGCAGTTCGCCAATGTCGCCAGCGTGGAGGTGCTCAAAGGTCCGGGCGCCATTCTTTACGGGCTTTCCGACCCGGGGGGCGTCATCAATATCGTCACCAAGGAGCCGCTGGACGCGCCCTATTACGCGGCGCAGCAACAGGTCGGCTCCTTAGCGCTGTACCGCACGACCGTCGACGCCACGGGCCCGCTCAACACCGACAAATCATTGCTCTATCGGATGAACATGTCCTACGAGAACAATGGCGCGCCCTTCGGCTATTTCGTCGATCTCACCAATAGTGAGAATCTCTTTCTTGCGCCGGTCGTTAAATGGAATGTCGATTCAGCAACCTGGGTCAAGCTGGAAGCGGAGTATAATCAGCATCGCGGGGACATCTACTTCCCGTTTGATCCTCTCTTCAACGGAGCGTTCGTGAACATTCCACGCAGCGCCAACTATGGTGAGAGCTCCCCCTATTTGACCACGCAGCTTCTCGCTGCGCTAACTTGGTCGCATCAATTCGACAAGGACTGGTCGATCAAGCAACAGATCGTCTACAACAATATCGGTTTCCACGATAATATTACTTATGGCTATGGTGTCCTGGCCGGGCCTCCGGCATTGGTTCCCCAACAATCAGCTCAAACCGTGAGTGGGCAGACCACTTACGCCACCAATGTCGATATCACCGGGCATCTCAACACATTCGGAGCGGAACACACGGTGCTGCTCGGCGGAGACGTCTACCATACGACCGGGCAGGCTTCGAGCATGTCATACAATTTTTCTTCAGTCATCGGTCTTTTCGATCCGATCCATCTCGGCATCCCAAACCCCCAGTGCCCTTGCTCCTTCTTCCCAGCCGATTACACCCAGGACACCGCCGGCCTCTATCTGCAAGACCAGATCAAGTTGCCTTATAATTTCTTTCTCCTGACGGGGGCGCGATACCAGTATATCCGTCAAACGATTCTTGCCGGTGAGGCGCAATATGCTTTGCAGCCAGCCCCCCCGCTGAACGGCCAGGCGTTGACGCCGCGCTTCGGCCTGCTGTGGCGGCCTCAGGAGTGGCTGAGCCTCTACGGCAATTACACCGAGGGTTTTGGCCCGAACGCGGGAATTTATGTTTATCCCGGTAATCTCGCCCCGCCCACGCGCGCCCAGAGCTGGGAGGCGGGCGCCAAGCTCGAGCTCTTCGGAGGGAAGCTCCGCGCCACCGCGGATTACTTCGAACTCGTGAAGACGAATGTCCCCTTCCCCGATGTAAATCCGGCTCACATCTGCCCCGGCGGCGGTGGCGGCCTTGGAAGCTGCTCCCTCCTGGCCGGGGCGGCGCGCAGCACGGGGCCGGAGGTCGAGATTCAGGGCGAAATCCTGCCGGGCTGGAGCGTGATCGCCGCCTATACCAATGACGATGTTCGCGTCACCAAAGCCCAGCCTGGCGCCAATCCGGGCGTTGGCCAGCGGTTTTCGGACGTGCCGCGCAATCAGGCGAGCCTCTGGACCACCTATGAGCTCCAAAACGACTCGGCTCTGAAGGGCTGGAAGTTCGGCGCCGGCTACCACTATTTCGGCTCGAGGCCGGTTATTGACACAACCAACCCGCCTTGGGCATGGCCGTTGGTCCCCGCCTATGGCACCGTCGATTTGATGGCCGCCTATAGCTTCAGCTACGCGGGCTCGAAAATGACCGCGCAGCTGAATGTCACCAATCTGTTCAATAGGGCTTATTCTACGGACGAATACAATACGGGTACGCTGGGCCCTGGGCCTGGATTTTCCACTGCCAGCTTCCGCTCCTATGGCGCGCCCTTCGCGGTCATGGGCTCTCTACGCGCCGAGCTCGACAAGGGGGCTACGCCTGCACCATGGCTGCTGCCGGCGCCCACGGCCTCGCCGTCGCTGCCCTCCTTCACCTGGACCGGCTTCTATACAGGCGGCCAGGTAGGTTACGGCTTGGGCCTCAACGACGGATGGGAGAGCTGGTCCACGGCTCAGGGCCAGAGCGGCCAAAGCAATCTCGGCAGCGGCGCAACAGGCGTGATCGGCGGGGCTCATGTCGGCTATAATCAACAGTTCGACCAGTGGGTTCTAGGCCTCGAGGGCTCCGTCGACGGCGCGACCTTGACCAAAAATGCGGAGGTCCTCGCTCCCAGCATCGTGGGGCAGGCTCTCAACGGCAGCTGCGTTCTGTTCCAATGCTTTGGCAGCACTGGCGGCACGGTGACCAGTATTGTGCATTCCGGCGTTCAGGGCTCCGTTCGCGCCCGGGCGGGCTACGCCTTCGGTCGGCTGCTGCCCTACGCCACGGGCGGCGTCGCCTTCGGCACCTTCAAGAGCGACGCCCAACTGTTCGGCACCGACCTCGACGGTTTGACCAACTTCGCCGCCAGCGGCGCTGCTTCCACCACGCGTGTGGGATGGACCGCCGGCGCTGGCGTCGAATACGCCGTCAACAACCACTGGTCGCTCCGAGCCGAATACCGCTATTCCGACTTCGGCCACCTCGGGATTTCGACCGACCCTTCGGCGGTCGGCGCGGTCTTCGCCCTCGACCGCCATCTCGACCAGCAACAGGTGCAGGTCGGCTTCAGCTATAAACTGTTTGCCGGCCCGGAGCTTGAGGCGCCCCCATTGATTACCAAGGGCCCGGCGCTCGCGGGCAACGACTTGCCCAAACTCGGCGGGGTGGCGCCGTCAATCGCGCCCTTCGCAATGAATTGGTCTGGCTTCTACGTCGGCGCGCAGATTGGCTACGGCTGGGGCCTCAACGACGGCTCGCTCACCTATGCGACGCCCGGCGGTCTAGCTGGCCAGAGCAATCTCTCCAGCGGCGCGATCGTGATCGGCGGCTCCAATAATCAAAACGCCGACGCGATCGGCGTGATCGGCGGCGCGCATCTCGGCTACAATCAACAGTACGGCAAATGGGTCGTCGGCGTCGAGGGTTCGGTCGATCCCACGCTCATGGGCCGCTCGCCACTCATCAACGTTCCCAACTTGGCGTTGGTGGATCCCATTACCCTCGCCAACGACGTCGGCGCGACGGCCAGCGGCGCGATCTGGTCGCGAATCCAGGGCTCGCTGCGCGCCCGCGCCGGCTACGCGCTCGGTCGCATGCTGTTCTACGGGACAGGCGGTCTCGCCATCGGCGAGTTCAGCAGCAATTTCCAGCTCTATGGGCTCGACACGACCGGCGCGCCCTTTTACGCCGCCGATCGGCGCTCCGCGACGCGCCTCGGCTGGACCCTCGGCGCCGGCGTCGAATACGCCATCAATCCGCATTGGTCGGTGAGAGGCGAATACCGCTACACGGATTTCGGCCATATGGGGGATTCGCCCGCTCCCACGTCGATGGGCGGGTTCTACACGGCCGATCGTCATCTCGATCAGCAGCAGGTGCAGGTCGGCGTGAGCTACCGCTTCAACGACGGCGTCCTGGCGCCTGTCGAGACCAACGCGATCGTCGCCGATCTTCCCTCGATCAAGGGCCCCGCGATCCTGGAGCCTCCGCCTCCCGCCTCATGGACGGGCGTCTACGCCGGCGCGAACCTCGGCGGCGGCTGGTCGGTCAACAACAACAACTCGACGAACTTTCTGCCTTTCACCGACCCGAGCTTCCCATTGGGCGCCTCGGCGCTGCCCGGCGGCGGCTCTTTCTCGAACCTCGTCTATCTGCCGGGCGGCAACGACAACACGGCCAAGACCGCCGGCGTCGTGGGCGGCGGCCAGCTCGGATACAACTTCCAGATCGACCGGGCGATCATCGGCGCCGAGGCCGACATCCAGGGCGCGACCATCGCGAGCGGGCACAACGGCGCATACCTCAGTGTACTCGCGTCTCC
- a CDS encoding response regulator: MRVLLVEDQSELAGELSLRIGQSGFDVDQVATLRAAESALSACPYSVVLLDRRLPDGDGLSLVPRARKNHPTSLILMLTARDAIDDRIEGLDAGADDYLTKPFSLDELMARIRAGLRRPGKEGVNRIRLGLLSFDPCARTAFVNDAPILFQRRELALLGALLNRAGCVVPREILLGQVYGPDEEIQEHALTALVSRMRQRLAELNAGVDIHTARGVGYLIAATRRGDP; the protein is encoded by the coding sequence ATGCGGGTCCTGCTGGTTGAGGATCAAAGCGAGCTTGCGGGTGAGCTCTCCTTGCGGATCGGTCAATCGGGCTTCGACGTGGACCAGGTCGCAACCCTCCGAGCGGCTGAATCGGCTCTCAGCGCCTGTCCCTATTCCGTCGTGCTGCTCGATCGGCGCCTTCCCGACGGCGACGGCCTGTCGCTCGTGCCCCGCGCGCGAAAAAACCACCCGACGAGCCTGATCCTGATGCTGACCGCGCGCGATGCGATCGACGACCGCATCGAGGGTCTCGACGCCGGCGCCGACGACTATCTGACGAAGCCCTTCAGCCTCGACGAATTGATGGCGCGCATCAGGGCCGGGCTCAGACGGCCAGGGAAGGAAGGAGTGAATCGCATTCGTTTGGGCTTGCTGTCCTTCGACCCCTGCGCGCGAACCGCCTTCGTCAATGATGCGCCCATCCTTTTCCAGCGCAGAGAGCTAGCGTTGTTGGGCGCGCTTTTGAACCGGGCCGGCTGCGTCGTGCCGCGCGAGATACTGCTCGGACAGGTCTACGGCCCCGACGAGGAAATTCAGGAGCACGCTTTGACGGCGCTGGTCTCGCGCATGCGCCAGAGGCTCGCGGAGCTGAACGCGGGCGTCGATATTCACACCGCGCGGGGCGTCGGCTATCTCATCGCAGCAACGAGGCGCGGCGACCCGTGA
- a CDS encoding sensor histidine kinase yields the protein MSSPPTLARRVLIGIAVTQILVLFLGPIASVSLSFWSNDISLEELSADRVETLVADSLIRDESGDVRIEPNVELKQELERIPDLLFAAFDVHSTAPLAGSSPVLVKELQDALRLRPMHLHFFLSEDKVKRAHGMLGPHWTKQGPYYLAIYNQRPRWSDIVDTFNNAISALLPYLFGALLFSMCVSWYAMRHCLQPLRALSEQASQVDLDRLSQQFSEKDVPGEIAPFVQAINEALARVDGSAQRMRRYFANAAHELRTPLAIMRARLENAPESALVVNLLNDSSKLQTIVEQALSAARLEEQKEAFDADVDLQATVQQVVRSFFPLAVKSGRSIELETCEGMRLVKGNMAALTAVVSNLIDNALKMEPEGGTVIVRMHGRADVEVEDHGKGVAPEDRERIFEPFWRENDSTPGAGLGLAIAKNVMEKLGGRIWIEDTPGGGATFKLSFPRVVGADATVVRPLQQSLAARH from the coding sequence GTGAGTTCGCCGCCGACATTGGCGCGACGCGTGCTGATCGGGATCGCGGTGACGCAGATCCTCGTTCTCTTTCTCGGGCCCATAGCTTCCGTGAGCCTGTCGTTCTGGTCGAACGACATCAGCCTGGAAGAGCTCTCTGCTGATCGAGTCGAAACTCTCGTCGCCGACTCGCTCATTCGCGATGAAAGCGGCGATGTGCGGATCGAGCCGAATGTCGAGTTGAAGCAGGAGTTGGAGCGAATTCCGGATCTGCTTTTCGCTGCCTTCGACGTGCATTCGACCGCGCCGCTCGCAGGCTCCTCGCCGGTTTTGGTCAAGGAGCTGCAAGATGCGCTCCGTCTGAGACCAATGCATCTTCACTTTTTTCTATCTGAAGATAAAGTAAAGAGGGCCCATGGGATGCTAGGTCCCCATTGGACGAAGCAGGGTCCGTATTATTTGGCAATTTACAACCAAAGGCCGCGGTGGTCCGACATTGTCGACACCTTCAATAATGCAATCTCGGCATTGCTGCCGTATCTCTTCGGCGCCCTCCTGTTTTCGATGTGTGTCAGTTGGTACGCCATGCGACATTGCCTGCAGCCTTTAAGGGCGCTGTCCGAGCAGGCGTCGCAAGTGGATCTTGACCGGCTCTCGCAACAATTTTCGGAAAAGGACGTTCCCGGAGAAATTGCTCCCTTCGTGCAGGCCATCAACGAGGCCCTCGCGCGCGTCGACGGCAGCGCCCAACGCATGCGGCGCTACTTCGCGAACGCCGCGCATGAGCTGCGCACGCCGCTCGCGATCATGCGGGCGAGACTGGAGAACGCGCCAGAATCGGCGCTTGTCGTCAATCTCTTGAATGATTCCAGCAAGCTTCAGACGATCGTCGAGCAAGCGTTGAGCGCGGCGCGCTTGGAAGAGCAGAAGGAAGCCTTCGACGCCGATGTGGATCTACAAGCAACGGTTCAGCAGGTGGTGCGGAGCTTTTTCCCTTTGGCGGTCAAGAGCGGGCGTTCGATCGAGCTCGAGACCTGCGAGGGCATGCGCCTCGTGAAGGGAAACATGGCGGCGTTAACAGCCGTGGTCAGCAATCTTATCGACAACGCCCTGAAGATGGAGCCCGAGGGCGGTACGGTCATCGTGCGCATGCACGGCCGCGCAGATGTGGAGGTCGAGGATCACGGCAAAGGCGTCGCGCCCGAAGATCGCGAGCGAATTTTCGAACCCTTCTGGCGAGAAAACGACTCCACTCCGGGCGCGGGTCTGGGCCTCGCGATCGCTAAAAACGTGATGGAAAAGCTCGGCGGACGGATCTGGATCGAGGACACGCCTGGCGGCGGCGCGACATTCAAGCTGTCTTTTCCCAGAGTGGTTGGAGCTGACGCAACTGTTGTCCGACCTCTACAGCAATCACTGGCCGCGAGGCATTAA
- a CDS encoding metallophosphoesterase family protein, with amino-acid sequence MLRNRLTRRSAIAAGVAAVGTFPSLPVSMVRLAFGGEREDFAFTYISDAHIQQIEGARFVRNWDLGLKRAVAEANLIKPESDFVLFGGDLAQLGRRDELDHGAEILSALKPKLHCVMGEHDYYLDLGDYWRELYGPDHYSFDHKGVHFITLNSILTTDEWTHHRWPTAERRMSEMATLDNPHGSPFMVGEAQRAWLREDLAKIEHNTPIVVFSHSPLQKIYKGWNFWTDDAEQVQELLQPFKSVNVIYGHVHQIQYNKIGNIAFNSVMATAWPLPYPEAYAQAASHLPVLTVPMNRADPFFEHDATGWQLLNVGSGRIAAHYKLWENRDRMVVFDSTRDEPIDFDFRDASHRTPSQTHY; translated from the coding sequence ATGTTGAGGAATCGACTGACGAGGCGAAGCGCCATAGCCGCAGGCGTGGCGGCGGTCGGAACCTTCCCATCCCTTCCTGTTAGCATGGTGCGGCTCGCTTTCGGCGGGGAGCGCGAGGACTTCGCCTTCACTTACATCTCTGACGCCCACATCCAGCAGATTGAAGGCGCGAGGTTCGTGCGCAATTGGGATCTGGGTCTCAAGCGCGCCGTGGCCGAAGCCAATCTGATCAAGCCGGAATCGGATTTCGTCCTATTCGGTGGCGACCTTGCTCAGCTCGGCAGGCGTGACGAGCTCGACCACGGCGCAGAAATCCTTTCGGCCCTGAAGCCGAAGCTCCATTGCGTCATGGGCGAGCATGACTATTACCTCGATCTCGGCGACTATTGGCGCGAGCTCTATGGACCCGATCATTACAGCTTCGATCACAAGGGCGTTCACTTCATCACCCTGAACTCAATACTGACTACCGACGAATGGACCCATCACCGCTGGCCGACTGCCGAGCGGCGCATGTCGGAGATGGCTACTCTCGACAATCCCCACGGATCACCTTTCATGGTCGGCGAAGCGCAGCGCGCTTGGCTGCGCGAAGATCTCGCCAAGATCGAGCACAACACACCGATCGTAGTGTTCTCCCATTCTCCGCTTCAAAAGATCTATAAAGGTTGGAATTTCTGGACCGACGACGCGGAGCAAGTCCAAGAGCTTCTGCAGCCGTTCAAGTCGGTCAACGTGATCTATGGTCACGTACATCAAATTCAGTACAACAAGATCGGAAACATCGCGTTCAACTCCGTAATGGCAACGGCCTGGCCTTTGCCATATCCCGAGGCCTACGCCCAGGCGGCCAGCCACCTACCGGTTCTCACCGTGCCGATGAATCGCGCGGATCCATTTTTCGAGCACGACGCCACCGGCTGGCAGCTCCTCAACGTCGGTTCTGGCCGCATCGCCGCACATTATAAGCTTTGGGAGAATCGCGATCGCATGGTGGTTTTCGATTCCACGCGGGACGAGCCGATTGATTTCGACTTTCGGGACGCTTCGCATCGAACGCCGTCGCAAACCCACTACTAA
- a CDS encoding efflux RND transporter permease subunit → MKNAIMMIEVVLHFERDAGPSSQESIHCARLLRFRPSMMPTFAAFFGALALGAG, encoded by the coding sequence ATGAAGAACGCGATCATGATGATTGAAGTCGTGCTGCACTTTGAGCGCGATGCGGGCCCGTCGTCGCAGGAGTCGATCCACTGCGCCCGCCTATTGCGTTTCCGGCCGAGCATGATGCCCACATTCGCCGCGTTTTTTGGCGCGCTGGCGCTCGGCGCGGGCTAA
- a CDS encoding 4'-phosphopantetheinyl transferase family protein, whose amino-acid sequence MFLDDLGAFDRRCWVDNRLNIWLGAPREDDLPGLLAGIADCERDDVTSLLHPADRAVRAAGRGVARWLLSRLLDCAPVDVAIFRGPHGKPLLDCKRHGLAAHSLHFNVSHVRGLVAVAIGPAPLGVDIELVRTFPDMQLVARQHFAPEMLGPWEATMDQEERTAHFYRFWTLGEAFIKATGQGLSQNFRSFAFPAKGEPRLLRVDDRWGPPSRWSFGIF is encoded by the coding sequence GTGTTTCTAGATGATTTAGGTGCGTTTGATCGACGATGCTGGGTTGACAATCGCCTCAACATTTGGCTGGGCGCGCCGCGCGAAGATGATCTGCCGGGACTTTTGGCGGGGATCGCCGACTGCGAGCGGGACGATGTGACGTCGCTCCTGCATCCGGCAGATCGCGCTGTCAGGGCAGCTGGGCGCGGCGTTGCGCGTTGGTTACTGAGCCGCCTGCTGGATTGTGCACCCGTCGATGTGGCGATCTTCAGAGGACCGCACGGCAAGCCCCTGCTAGACTGCAAACGCCATGGGTTGGCTGCGCACAGCCTCCATTTCAACGTGAGCCATGTCCGGGGACTCGTCGCCGTGGCGATCGGCCCGGCCCCGCTTGGCGTGGACATTGAGCTCGTGCGGACCTTCCCGGACATGCAACTGGTTGCGCGTCAGCATTTCGCGCCGGAGATGTTGGGGCCGTGGGAAGCGACGATGGACCAAGAGGAGCGGACGGCGCACTTCTACCGCTTCTGGACTCTGGGAGAGGCGTTCATCAAAGCGACGGGACAAGGGCTTTCTCAGAACTTCCGTTCATTCGCTTTTCCGGCCAAAGGAGAACCTCGCCTCCTACGGGTGGACGATCGGTGGGGACCTCCGTCCAGATGGAGCTTTGGCATTTTCTAG
- a CDS encoding transposase — MQRRDYHALRCLSGVAPITKRSGKSKIVLLRQAAHVRLRNAVYYWARTAVHHDPRSRAKYAALRARGHGHGRALRSVGDRLITIGGAMLESGTLFNPNLPAKISYPRP, encoded by the coding sequence CTGCAACGGAGAGATTATCATGCGCTGCGCTGCCTCTCGGGCGTCGCCCCGATCACGAAGCGGTCGGGAAAAAGCAAGATCGTGCTCCTGCGGCAGGCGGCGCATGTTCGCCTGCGCAACGCCGTCTATTATTGGGCGCGCACCGCCGTGCATCACGATCCACGAAGTCGGGCCAAATACGCCGCCTTGCGCGCTCGAGGCCATGGTCACGGCCGAGCCCTCCGTTCGGTCGGCGACCGCCTGATCACCATCGGCGGCGCCATGCTCGAGTCCGGGACTCTCTTCAACCCGAACCTCCCCGCGAAAATCAGCTATCCCCGCCCATGA
- a CDS encoding IS110 family transposase — MVAIEVPHGPVVESLMERGFHVYAINPQQLDRFRDRFSPAGAKDDSRDAEALTDALRTDRHCFRLLAPLHPVVVELRERSRVADDLHAERYRLSNRVRELLWRYYPQFLELSDDIGADWFLDLWRLVPTPDKAKVCEATVERLLKRHRVRRITAAEALEQLTSSLICAAGGTVSAATGHLEAVARRIALVNRRSARPTPRSIA, encoded by the coding sequence ATGGTCGCCATTGAGGTTCCACATGGTCCCGTCGTGGAAAGCCTGATGGAGCGCGGCTTCCACGTCTACGCTATCAATCCCCAGCAACTCGATCGCTTCCGCGACCGCTTCTCGCCCGCCGGCGCCAAGGATGACAGCCGCGACGCCGAGGCGCTGACCGATGCGCTGCGCACCGATCGACACTGCTTTCGCCTGCTGGCGCCGCTCCATCCGGTCGTCGTCGAGTTGCGGGAAAGGTCGCGCGTCGCTGACGACCTGCATGCTGAACGCTACCGCCTTTCCAACCGAGTTCGTGAGCTGCTCTGGCGTTACTACCCGCAGTTTCTTGAGCTTTCCGATGACATCGGCGCCGATTGGTTTCTTGACCTGTGGCGTCTGGTTCCAACACCCGACAAGGCCAAAGTGTGCGAGGCCACGGTCGAGCGCCTGCTCAAGCGTCACCGCGTCCGTCGCATCACTGCCGCTGAGGCGTTGGAACAGCTCACATCCTCGCTGATCTGCGCCGCCGGCGGAACGGTCAGCGCCGCCACCGGGCATCTTGAGGCCGTCGCTCGACGCATTGCTCTCGTCAACCGCAGATCAGCGAGGCCAACCCCAAGATCGATCGCCTGA
- a CDS encoding IS110 family transposase translates to MKTNNWFVGVDWASRTPHVRLSDAKGAKIGERTFAHRGEGLKDMAD, encoded by the coding sequence ATGAAAACAAACAACTGGTTTGTCGGCGTCGATTGGGCTTCGCGGACGCCCCACGTGCGCCTGTCGGACGCCAAAGGCGCGAAAATTGGCGAACGCACCTTCGCGCATCGCGGCGAAGGTCTGAAGGATATGGCCGACTGA